A window of the Acidobacteriota bacterium genome harbors these coding sequences:
- a CDS encoding response regulator → MQPAMRPASILIVDDESGIRLAIAMVLHAAGYEVSTAKHGFDALLQLRTNTPDVIISDLNMPAMSGFEFLSIVRRRFPEIPVVAVSGAYPSADGVPGGVVADAFYAKGETEPGDLLRTVAELIRTKAARAMAHQRQPAPVWIPRNLEDALGVPFIVLTCTECLRSFQMSVLGEGEPELQETPCRYCAAPVRYLIDFSLALSPAPSPTVH, encoded by the coding sequence TTGCAGCCAGCGATGCGGCCGGCCAGTATTCTCATCGTCGATGACGAATCGGGCATCCGCCTGGCCATCGCCATGGTGCTGCACGCGGCGGGCTACGAGGTGAGCACCGCGAAGCATGGGTTTGACGCGCTGCTGCAGCTGCGGACTAACACACCAGACGTCATCATCTCTGACCTTAATATGCCGGCGATGTCCGGCTTCGAGTTCCTTTCCATCGTGCGCCGCCGCTTTCCCGAGATCCCGGTGGTGGCGGTCAGCGGAGCGTATCCGAGCGCCGATGGCGTGCCCGGCGGCGTGGTCGCCGACGCCTTCTACGCCAAGGGCGAGACCGAGCCGGGCGACCTTTTGCGCACGGTCGCGGAACTGATCCGCACCAAAGCGGCGCGGGCGATGGCCCACCAGCGGCAGCCGGCGCCCGTCTGGATCCCGCGGAACTTAGAGGATGCTCTCGGGGTGCCGTTCATCGTGCTGACGTGCACCGAATGCCTGCGCTCGTTCCAGATGAGCGTGTTGGGCGAGGGCGAGCCCGAGTTACAGGAAACGCCCTGCCGTTATTGCGCCGCCCCGGTCCGCTACCTCATCGATTTCTCGCTTGCCCTATCCCCTGCGCCATCGCCGACGGTGCACTAG
- a CDS encoding Crp/Fnr family transcriptional regulator → MSAFEGRAALTSSCHYTNGQDIFVQGDRADAVFRVEDGNVKLTVRATGGKRAVIAVLRAGECFGEGCLEGTPVRGSTATAMRGCNVSRVTKVHLLARLRSEPALARLFITYLLQRVARSEDDHADRLLHSSERRLARLLLWIAHPNGGTLSTSVDSLDQGTLAQMVGTTRSRVSFFMNRFRKQGFIDYNGRLHVHKALLTFLRGPLHVSCGGTTKPLYQAR, encoded by the coding sequence TTGAGTGCGTTCGAAGGCCGCGCTGCGCTCACCAGCAGCTGCCACTACACCAACGGTCAGGACATCTTCGTCCAGGGCGACCGTGCCGACGCCGTCTTCCGCGTCGAAGATGGCAACGTGAAACTCACCGTGCGGGCCACCGGCGGCAAGCGCGCGGTGATCGCGGTGTTGCGCGCGGGAGAATGCTTCGGCGAGGGCTGTCTGGAAGGAACCCCCGTGCGCGGCTCGACCGCCACCGCGATGCGGGGATGCAACGTCTCGCGCGTCACCAAGGTCCACCTGCTGGCCCGGCTGCGCTCCGAGCCTGCCCTGGCACGACTCTTCATCACCTACTTGTTGCAACGCGTTGCCCGCTCTGAAGACGACCATGCCGACCGGCTGCTGCACTCGAGCGAGCGCCGGCTGGCGCGCCTGCTCTTGTGGATCGCCCATCCTAACGGCGGCACCTTGTCTACCTCCGTCGACAGCCTCGACCAGGGCACCTTGGCCCAGATGGTGGGTACCACGCGCTCGCGCGTGAGCTTCTTCATGAATCGCTTCCGCAAGCAAGGGTTCATCGATTACAACGGCCGCCTGCACGTGCACAAGGCGCTGCTCACCTTCCTGCGCGGACCTCTCCACGTGTCCTGCGGCGGAACCACCAAGCCCCTGTACCAAGCTCGCTGA